One Drosophila virilis strain 15010-1051.87 chromosome 5, Dvir_AGI_RSII-ME, whole genome shotgun sequence DNA window includes the following coding sequences:
- the LOC26531410 gene encoding uncharacterized protein, translated as MCNRTRWGRIDPSVQVDLVQGPADRVLQLDHRTLPGYVEQQLLLMASPSPFLNFLNKFRLDEILINHQLKGVYTMRTSATVTEVATHAWRIMSMADRQPYIRLARKAQQIQQARVLHFLGNNCRRPAKPS; from the coding sequence atGTGCAATCGAACGCGTTGGGGACGCATCGATCCCAGTGTTCAGGTCGATTTGGTGCAGGGTCCCGCTGATCGTGTGCTCCAGCTGGACCATAGAACGCTGCCGGGTTATGtggaacagcagctgctgttgatggCGTCACCATCGCCGTTTCTCAATTTCCTGAACAAGTTTCGGCTGGACGAGATACTAATCAATCATCAGCTGAAAGGCGTCTACACGATGCGCACCTCGGCGACGGTCACCGAAGTGGCCACGCACGCCTGGCGCATCATGAGCATGGCCGATCGTCAGCCGTACATACGGCTGGCCCGCAAGGCGCAACAGATACAGCAGGCGCGCGTGCTCCATTTTCTGGGCAACAATTGCCGCCGGCCCGCGAAGCCGTCCTAG